One Candidatus Cloacimonadota bacterium DNA window includes the following coding sequences:
- a CDS encoding response regulator, translating to MKDKKQIPTILESDTKTPKIMVVDDEPINVMIAKKILEKNQYETITAASGAEALQKIEENPPDLILLDIMMPAMNGFEVCIKLQEDDVKKEIPVIFLTAVTDKESIVKGFEAGGKDYLTKPFNTPELLARVKAHVSLKLVSDKQKMLIEKLQKALHEIQTLSGLLPICSHCKKIRDDSGYWKGVEHYIAEHSDAQFSHGICPDCMRQYYPKVAEKVLKKQEEEFAKQKAEKEAESQVQICV from the coding sequence ATGAAAGATAAAAAACAGATTCCAACTATCCTGGAAAGCGATACAAAAACACCGAAGATAATGGTTGTGGATGATGAACCGATCAATGTGATGATTGCCAAAAAAATATTAGAAAAGAATCAATATGAAACAATTACAGCAGCCAGCGGTGCTGAAGCTTTGCAAAAAATAGAAGAAAATCCTCCCGATTTGATTTTATTGGATATTATGATGCCGGCAATGAATGGTTTTGAAGTTTGTATAAAACTGCAGGAAGATGATGTAAAAAAAGAAATTCCTGTCATTTTTCTTACTGCGGTTACCGATAAAGAAAGTATTGTAAAAGGCTTTGAAGCAGGCGGAAAAGATTATCTCACCAAACCTTTCAACACTCCCGAACTTCTGGCTCGGGTAAAAGCTCATGTCAGCTTGAAACTGGTCAGCGATAAACAAAAAATGCTTATCGAAAAACTTCAGAAAGCACTACATGAAATTCAAACGCTTTCCGGTCTACTGCCTATTTGCTCTCATTGTAAAAAGATCAGAGATGATTCCGGTTATTGGAAAGGTGTGGAACATTATATTGCCGAACATAGCGACGCCCAGTTCAGCCATGGAATTTGCCCGGATTGTATGCGCCAATACTATCCTAAAGTAGCAGAAAAAGTTCTGAAAAAACAGGAAGAAGAATTTGCCAAACAAAAGGCAGAAAAAGAAGCGGAAAGTCAAGTCCAAATTTGTGTGTAA